In Helianthus annuus cultivar XRQ/B chromosome 9, HanXRQr2.0-SUNRISE, whole genome shotgun sequence, the following are encoded in one genomic region:
- the LOC110875817 gene encoding sodium/potassium/calcium exchanger 1-like encodes MADKLDGAYKELEDCYNKMSILLKQSKTEYPNSLLVHIKYSQCMTLLENISKFVDENAKEVPAEREEGTNVTEVENEVVLGGENEEEGEKEMAGIENAIEVQTVDENAKEFENEEEGGGENEEEGEKEMPGIENAIEVETADENAIEVERVHENAIEVENEGKGEGEGEGKGKGKGEGEGKGEEEGESDGNGEGDGEGEGEGEGEGEGDTRVEKKGIWLENKTPNPRLLQQPPYMMIMMRILYHQMKI; translated from the coding sequence ATGGCTGATAAATTGGATGGGGCATACAAAGAATTAGAAGACTGTTACAATAAAATGAGCATATTGTTAAAACAGTCAAAGACTGAATACCCAAACAGCCTCCTGGTACACATTAAATACTCACAATGTATGACATTGTTGGAGAACATCTCAAAATTTGTTGATGAAAATGCCAAAGAAGTGCCAGCTGAAAGAGAAGAAGGTACAAATGTAACTGAGGTTGAAAATGAGGTGGTATTAGGAggtgaaaatgaagaagaaggggAAAAGGAGATGGCTGGAATAGAAAACGCTATTGAAGTGCAAACAGTCGATGAAAACGCCAAAGAAtttgaaaatgaagaagaaggaggaggtgaaaatgaagaagaaggggAGAAGGAGATGCCTGGAATTGAAAACGCCATTGAAGTGGAAACAGCTGATGAAAATGCCATTGAAGTGGAAAGAGTTCATGAAAACGCCATTGAAGTTGAAAATGAAGGAAaaggagaaggagaaggagagggaaaaggaaaaggaaaaggggaAGGAGAAGGAAAAGGAGAAGAGGAAGGGGAGTCGGATGGGAATGGTGAAGGGGATggagaaggagaaggagaaggagaaggGGAAGGAGAAGGGGATACAAGAGTAGAAAAGAAAGGGATATGGCTGGAGAACAAAACGCCGAACCCTCGACTGCTACAACAGCCCCCAtatatgatgataatgatgaggATACTATATCATCAGATGAAGATATAA